The following are encoded in a window of Pontiella desulfatans genomic DNA:
- a CDS encoding glutamate-5-semialdehyde dehydrogenase — translation MTVEEQVLKIGADAKAASRKLAKLSTRKKNAILEAMAEELDAQRAFIQSENEKDLEAGRAAGLTPAMLDRLELTDARIDSMIKGLRDVAVLNDPVGHEISTWNRPNGLEIHKRRVPIGVIGIIFESRPNVTCDAAALCFKTSNTVILRGGKEAIHSNLAIASAMQKGGEAKGMPANAIQLIPTTDREAVRVMSQMTAYLDLIIPRGGEGLIRAVMEMAHVPVIKHYTGVCHTYVDASANLSMALRISENAKCQRPGVCNAMETLLVHKDIAAEFLPAMGEILEKRHVEMRGDEATCKLIGSAVPATEEDWRTEYVDLILSIRVVDDVNAAVEHINTYGSGHSDAIVSEDDKATVTFLNEVDSATVYVNASTRFTDGAEFGMGAEIGVSTDKLHARGPMGLEELTTYKFVIEGKGQIRE, via the coding sequence ATGACCGTTGAAGAACAGGTTTTGAAAATCGGGGCCGACGCGAAGGCGGCCAGCCGCAAGCTGGCCAAGCTCTCCACGCGCAAGAAAAATGCGATTTTGGAAGCGATGGCCGAGGAGCTGGATGCGCAACGCGCCTTCATTCAATCGGAAAACGAGAAGGACCTGGAAGCCGGCCGGGCCGCCGGGCTGACGCCGGCCATGCTCGACCGCCTGGAGCTGACCGATGCGCGAATCGATAGCATGATCAAGGGACTGCGCGACGTTGCCGTGCTGAACGATCCGGTGGGGCACGAGATCAGCACCTGGAACCGCCCGAACGGCTTGGAAATCCACAAGCGCCGTGTCCCGATCGGCGTGATCGGGATTATTTTCGAATCGCGCCCGAATGTGACCTGCGATGCGGCGGCCCTTTGCTTCAAGACCTCCAATACCGTGATCCTGCGTGGCGGAAAGGAAGCGATCCATTCCAACCTGGCGATCGCGTCCGCCATGCAGAAGGGCGGCGAAGCCAAGGGGATGCCGGCCAACGCCATCCAGCTGATCCCCACCACCGACCGCGAGGCGGTGCGGGTGATGAGCCAGATGACGGCTTATCTGGACCTGATCATCCCGCGCGGCGGCGAGGGGCTGATCCGCGCCGTGATGGAGATGGCGCATGTGCCGGTGATCAAACATTATACCGGCGTCTGCCACACCTATGTGGATGCATCGGCCAATCTTTCCATGGCGTTGCGCATCAGCGAGAATGCCAAGTGCCAGCGCCCGGGCGTCTGCAATGCGATGGAGACCCTACTGGTGCACAAGGACATTGCGGCCGAGTTCTTGCCGGCGATGGGCGAGATCTTGGAAAAGCGCCATGTCGAGATGCGTGGAGACGAAGCGACCTGCAAGCTGATCGGATCCGCCGTTCCGGCCACGGAAGAGGATTGGAGGACGGAATATGTGGATCTGATCCTTTCGATCCGCGTGGTGGACGATGTGAACGCCGCAGTCGAGCACATCAACACCTATGGCTCCGGACATTCCGACGCCATCGTCTCGGAAGACGACAAGGCGACCGTCACCTTCCTGAACGAAGTGGACTCGGCCACGGTGTACGTTAATGCATCGACTCGCTTTACAGATGGCGCCGAGTTCGGCATGGGCGCGGAAATCGGCGTGAGCACCGATAAGCTGCACGCACGCGGCCCGATGGGGCTGGAGGAGCTGACCACCTACAAGTTCGTCATCGAAGGCAAGGGACAGATCCGGGAATAA
- the proB gene encoding glutamate 5-kinase translates to MAQKIHRESLKKAKRIVVKAGSKVLVESSGRPDKQQLKQLVDELAALRNGGGEVAFVSSGAVGAGLDALGMKTRPKAMPDLQMAAAVGQIRLMSVYDELFSQNKCRIGQVLLTHDALKHRERHLNARNTLLNLIEHGIVPIINENDTISTEEIKFGDNDVLAALVAILIDADALVLLSTTDGLRDAGNERVSYIEEVDDEILALVSDKQDKLSTGGMASKLKSAQIAAQNGIPVVIANGRKTGALTRIFEGEDEGTLLFPKEGNISKRKRWIAFFNRVEGHVVVDDGAAEAMIKGKSLLPVGIKAVEGSFKVGAMVDVQSREGEHIARGLVEYSSDEIEILKGQKTAGKAGEVIHHDNMVIL, encoded by the coding sequence ATGGCGCAAAAAATACATAGGGAATCGCTGAAAAAGGCGAAGCGGATCGTGGTGAAGGCGGGCAGCAAGGTGCTGGTGGAGAGTTCGGGGCGTCCGGATAAACAGCAACTGAAGCAGCTGGTCGATGAGCTGGCGGCGTTGCGGAACGGCGGGGGCGAGGTGGCGTTTGTTTCTTCGGGTGCCGTCGGGGCCGGGCTGGATGCGCTGGGCATGAAGACCCGCCCGAAAGCGATGCCGGATCTGCAGATGGCCGCCGCCGTGGGCCAGATCCGCCTGATGAGCGTCTATGACGAGCTGTTCAGCCAAAACAAGTGCCGGATTGGGCAGGTGCTGCTGACCCACGATGCGCTGAAGCATCGCGAACGCCACCTGAATGCGCGCAATACGTTGCTGAACCTGATCGAGCACGGCATCGTGCCGATCATCAATGAAAACGACACGATTTCGACGGAGGAGATCAAGTTTGGCGACAACGACGTGTTGGCGGCGCTCGTGGCGATCCTGATCGATGCCGATGCGCTGGTGCTGCTGAGCACGACCGACGGGCTGCGCGATGCCGGCAACGAGCGGGTCTCCTATATTGAAGAGGTGGACGACGAGATTCTCGCGCTGGTTTCCGACAAGCAGGACAAGCTTTCGACGGGGGGGATGGCCTCGAAGCTGAAGTCGGCGCAGATTGCGGCGCAAAATGGCATTCCGGTGGTGATTGCCAACGGGCGCAAAACCGGTGCGCTGACCCGTATTTTCGAGGGCGAGGACGAGGGCACGCTGCTGTTCCCGAAGGAAGGCAATATTTCGAAGCGCAAGCGTTGGATTGCGTTTTTCAACCGGGTCGAGGGGCACGTGGTGGTTGATGACGGGGCGGCCGAGGCGATGATTAAAGGCAAGAGCCTGCTACCGGTGGGCATCAAGGCCGTGGAAGGTTCCTTCAAGGTGGGGGCCATGGTTGATGTGCAGTCCCGCGAGGGGGAGCACATCGCACGAGGCTTGGTTGAATATTCGAGCGATGAAATCGAGATCCTCAAGGGGCAAAAGACCGCCGGCAAGGCCGGCGAGGTGATCCACCACGACAACATGGTGATACTTTAA
- a CDS encoding Wadjet anti-phage system protein JetD domain-containing protein, giving the protein MTPAGQWKQRLEQTPGLRDYLEPVARKWARGAALPKRMTLGDEPQDPAVRAALDRLFGGVSFSKGKVVATLPGALRNEEQLSALATELGIERATPKANTAPASILRLRLTHPHLDRIHDWLADAPEIERLLARDPGKETLLLKLMETAIFLLREEQPTTLSKLGAMFFNDSKILRSGTPRKLLGGIMNARLGTEDTPGNREIALQQFGVIDNPATTTVTLFAPLELIRDGQPDRWIVERFIAGEPVTLNSYNLEGVEAISLRTGHESVITSENAAPFYELVAERPKAILIYTGGYPNAAVCRLLRLLGEAGASCRHWGDTDPDGYLIAALIDRYIDTTLYRCTIDDVMRHKEHLKPLDSANSTRGRRILKTQPRFKFRQELQLTLDTNQWLEQERWLPESRHVRAHDRERGRVGRG; this is encoded by the coding sequence ATGACCCCCGCCGGGCAGTGGAAGCAACGGTTGGAGCAAACGCCCGGCCTACGGGACTATCTTGAACCCGTTGCCAGGAAATGGGCGCGAGGGGCGGCGCTTCCCAAACGCATGACCCTCGGCGACGAACCCCAAGACCCCGCCGTCCGCGCCGCGCTCGACCGCCTCTTCGGGGGAGTCTCCTTTTCCAAGGGAAAAGTCGTTGCCACCCTCCCGGGCGCCCTGCGAAACGAGGAACAACTTTCGGCCCTCGCCACCGAACTCGGAATCGAGCGGGCAACCCCCAAAGCAAACACCGCCCCGGCCTCCATCCTCCGCCTGCGCCTCACGCACCCGCATCTTGACCGCATCCACGATTGGCTGGCGGATGCGCCGGAAATCGAACGGCTCCTTGCCCGCGATCCGGGAAAGGAAACACTTCTGCTGAAGCTGATGGAGACGGCCATCTTCCTCCTTCGGGAAGAACAGCCAACCACCCTCTCCAAATTGGGGGCGATGTTTTTCAACGATAGCAAGATCCTTCGCTCCGGCACCCCCCGGAAATTGCTGGGCGGCATAATGAACGCCCGGCTGGGTACCGAGGATACGCCCGGCAACCGCGAGATCGCCCTCCAGCAGTTCGGCGTCATCGACAACCCCGCCACCACCACCGTCACGCTCTTCGCACCGCTCGAACTCATTCGCGACGGCCAGCCGGATCGATGGATCGTTGAACGCTTCATCGCAGGGGAACCCGTCACCCTCAACAGCTACAACCTCGAAGGCGTCGAAGCGATCAGCCTGCGGACCGGCCACGAATCCGTCATCACCTCCGAAAACGCAGCCCCCTTCTACGAACTGGTCGCCGAACGCCCAAAGGCCATCCTCATCTACACCGGCGGCTACCCCAACGCCGCCGTCTGCCGCCTGCTCCGCCTCCTGGGCGAAGCCGGCGCGTCCTGCCGCCACTGGGGCGATACCGATCCAGACGGCTACCTGATCGCCGCGCTCATCGACCGCTACATCGATACCACCCTATACCGCTGCACCATCGACGACGTCATGCGCCATAAGGAGCACCTCAAGCCACTGGACTCCGCCAACTCCACGCGTGGGCGGCGCATCCTCAAGACCCAACCCCGCTTCAAGTTCCGCCAGGAACTGCAACTCACCCTCGACACCAACCAATGGCTCGAACAGGAACGGTGGCTCCCGGAATCCCGACACGTCCGCGCTCACGATCGTGAGCGCGGACGTGTCGGGCGGGGATGA
- a CDS encoding ATP-binding protein — protein MPPTKHSFRIRKIRMINFHNFTNETIKVENGGHLFLLGDNGSGKTTVLDAVHYVITAGQSMEFNSAARVAGSRKDSGRRVQGIVMRYNTGPGVLNPAGEVSYAAIELEDTRGNPLVLAMGLSCTSMDEAIQRWGIIRSGTLEEIPFLIEELKGTRPRNRREMKAALGGKGFYGQIGGYRRDLAARLFGDHATYAEVCKFLSTGKAYREIVSRTADYHQLFRELLQEPDPDVFEKVIDHLKTLDISRQDLDRMQERLAFLTELTSLRGSVGNLRGRQGALRWLGHDLRQKQLHTEHANLVEETEAEKNRLQGLEAAIRKTELDLEALRERIHEFSNKDREGLVKHQQQLEHEVRRATSDLEVLQLEWENLSARQAERDKDLGKRRTQLIKAIRKRFTAVHRAADGLTISALPVLNVLDAAASDPFPEQRLARLDAQAVRQEADDQLMQAQGSKQEQQARLDSLSEKIHALEMQLETKRRQGESEPNIAGFAETRQQLAEKMFGARPLYMGLEPRDGIGRKELSVLEQLIGEEILGSWLTGEHEENAVRRLLFTQFPAQTLAVVEENANDKLADWIRHWFDPVKSDPFALIALHREMASAHAPETRKLDDFEFVRFRARQHKVHGNPVRLIGAEMRRKQLELEIKAIEAEIKAVSSEKKLAEGALQKTTAHIAALLGLKSTLEFQELASEANATIAAFHEGEQLRIQAESTYEQVNRAEEDLSAAHEKLEDVRLRIESEGLHDLEERIADMKKKLARKEKLLKDDTKAAGLLEGQIKRAAAFASGLVMSMQEELARQAEAEQALHSIGEFEDAATFVAQLVDKAAYADAGQAEAEFNELFQETIVKETELRGLATGAEGQTFRFVYDKQANTLVDHRSMSAEHVLEDLSRNFHEQQEIITEETRKLFEQFIMQDLLTALRDRVSRLMDMSRRINKILKEREFGNNRYAFNAKPLDQYKRLYNLIRNYSELSAEDPARELKEFIEEHQDAIINTEPGDMPELLDYRNWFHFELQVKTGSVDGIVMDRKQKSIGSGGEQAVPNYLLVLTIAHFLYDVPAVKLPLLLFDEAFYGIDAQRRDQLLAFASDLNLQLFVASPDQDGVKKEIPFSTSLFVIKDKDYNIHLHDFHWKNPKGGTQQDLLDPEANEPQAVHFGEELE, from the coding sequence ATGCCCCCAACAAAACACAGCTTCCGCATCCGCAAGATTCGGATGATCAACTTCCACAACTTCACCAACGAAACCATCAAGGTGGAGAACGGCGGCCACCTGTTCCTGCTCGGCGACAACGGCTCCGGCAAGACCACCGTGCTCGACGCCGTCCACTATGTCATCACCGCCGGGCAATCGATGGAGTTCAACTCCGCCGCGCGCGTCGCCGGCAGCCGCAAGGATAGCGGCCGGCGTGTGCAGGGCATCGTGATGCGCTACAACACCGGGCCGGGCGTATTGAACCCGGCGGGCGAAGTCAGCTATGCCGCCATCGAACTCGAAGACACCCGCGGCAACCCGCTCGTGCTCGCCATGGGGCTCTCCTGCACCAGCATGGACGAGGCCATACAGCGCTGGGGCATCATCCGCTCCGGTACGCTGGAGGAGATCCCCTTCCTGATCGAGGAACTCAAGGGCACGCGCCCGCGCAACCGGCGCGAAATGAAGGCCGCGCTCGGGGGCAAGGGCTTCTATGGCCAGATCGGCGGCTACCGCCGCGACCTCGCCGCACGCCTCTTCGGCGACCACGCAACCTATGCCGAGGTCTGCAAATTCCTCTCCACCGGCAAGGCCTACCGCGAGATCGTCTCGCGCACCGCCGACTACCACCAGCTCTTCCGCGAGCTCCTGCAGGAGCCCGATCCCGATGTCTTCGAGAAGGTGATCGACCACCTCAAGACGCTCGACATCAGCCGGCAGGATCTGGACCGCATGCAGGAGCGCCTCGCCTTCCTGACCGAACTCACCTCGCTGCGCGGCTCCGTTGGCAACCTTCGCGGCCGGCAAGGCGCCCTGCGCTGGCTCGGCCACGACCTCCGGCAAAAGCAGCTCCACACGGAGCACGCCAACCTGGTCGAGGAAACCGAAGCCGAGAAAAACCGGCTCCAGGGGCTGGAGGCCGCCATCCGCAAAACCGAGCTCGACCTCGAGGCGCTGCGCGAACGCATCCACGAATTCAGCAACAAGGACCGGGAGGGCCTGGTGAAGCACCAGCAGCAGCTGGAGCACGAAGTACGGCGCGCCACCTCCGACCTCGAAGTCCTCCAGCTCGAATGGGAAAACCTTTCCGCCCGGCAGGCCGAACGCGACAAGGATCTCGGCAAGCGCCGCACCCAGCTCATCAAGGCGATCCGCAAGCGCTTCACCGCCGTCCACCGCGCCGCCGACGGTCTCACCATCTCGGCGCTGCCGGTGCTCAACGTGCTCGATGCCGCCGCATCCGACCCCTTCCCCGAACAACGGCTCGCCCGGCTCGACGCGCAGGCCGTGCGCCAGGAGGCCGACGACCAATTGATGCAGGCGCAGGGCAGCAAGCAGGAACAGCAGGCCCGGCTGGATTCGCTTTCGGAAAAGATCCACGCCCTCGAAATGCAGCTGGAAACCAAGCGACGTCAAGGCGAGTCGGAACCCAACATCGCCGGGTTTGCCGAAACCAGGCAACAGCTGGCCGAAAAAATGTTCGGCGCCCGCCCGCTCTACATGGGCCTCGAACCGCGCGATGGGATTGGCCGCAAGGAACTGTCGGTTCTGGAGCAGCTGATCGGCGAGGAGATCCTCGGCTCCTGGCTCACGGGGGAACACGAGGAAAACGCCGTACGGCGCCTGCTCTTCACCCAGTTTCCGGCGCAAACCCTCGCCGTGGTGGAGGAGAACGCCAACGACAAACTGGCCGACTGGATCCGGCACTGGTTCGATCCGGTAAAATCCGATCCCTTCGCCCTGATTGCGCTGCATCGCGAAATGGCCTCGGCCCATGCGCCCGAAACCAGGAAGCTCGACGACTTTGAATTTGTGCGCTTCCGCGCCCGTCAGCACAAGGTACACGGCAACCCGGTCCGGTTGATCGGCGCGGAAATGCGCCGCAAGCAGCTGGAGCTCGAAATCAAGGCCATCGAAGCCGAAATCAAGGCCGTCTCTTCCGAAAAGAAACTGGCCGAGGGCGCCTTGCAAAAAACCACGGCCCATATCGCCGCATTGCTTGGCCTGAAATCGACGCTCGAATTCCAGGAGCTTGCCTCCGAGGCCAACGCCACCATCGCCGCCTTCCACGAGGGGGAGCAACTCCGCATCCAGGCGGAAAGCACCTACGAACAGGTCAACCGGGCGGAGGAGGATTTGTCGGCGGCCCACGAAAAACTCGAAGATGTCCGCCTGCGGATCGAGAGCGAAGGGCTTCACGATCTCGAAGAGCGCATTGCCGACATGAAGAAAAAGCTCGCCCGCAAGGAAAAGCTGCTCAAGGACGATACCAAGGCCGCCGGCTTGCTCGAAGGCCAGATCAAGCGCGCCGCCGCCTTTGCCTCCGGCCTCGTCATGAGCATGCAGGAAGAACTCGCCAGGCAAGCCGAGGCCGAACAGGCGTTGCACTCCATCGGGGAGTTCGAAGACGCCGCAACCTTTGTTGCGCAACTGGTGGATAAGGCGGCCTATGCCGATGCGGGGCAGGCCGAAGCCGAATTCAACGAACTGTTCCAGGAAACCATCGTCAAGGAAACCGAGTTGCGCGGGCTGGCCACGGGCGCCGAAGGGCAAACCTTCCGGTTCGTCTACGACAAGCAAGCCAACACCCTCGTCGACCACCGCAGCATGTCGGCCGAACACGTGCTTGAAGACCTGTCGCGCAACTTCCACGAGCAGCAGGAAATCATTACCGAAGAGACGCGGAAGCTTTTCGAGCAGTTCATCATGCAGGATCTGCTCACCGCCCTGCGCGATCGCGTGAGCCGCCTGATGGATATGAGCCGCCGCATCAACAAGATTCTCAAGGAACGCGAGTTCGGCAACAACCGCTACGCCTTCAACGCCAAGCCGCTCGACCAGTACAAGCGGCTCTACAACCTCATCCGCAACTATTCCGAACTCTCCGCCGAAGACCCTGCGCGCGAACTCAAGGAATTCATCGAAGAGCACCAGGATGCCATCATCAACACCGAACCCGGCGATATGCCCGAGCTGCTCGACTACCGCAACTGGTTCCATTTCGAGCTGCAGGTCAAGACCGGCTCGGTCGATGGCATCGTGATGGACCGCAAGCAAAAGAGCATCGGCTCCGGCGGCGAGCAGGCCGTGCCGAACTACCTGCTCGTGCTCACCATCGCCCACTTCCTCTACGATGTGCCGGCCGTCAAGCTGCCGCTGCTGCTGTTCGACGAGGCGTTCTACGGCATCGATGCCCAGCGCCGCGACCAGCTGCTCGCCTTCGCCTCCGACCTCAACCTCCAGCTCTTCGTCGCCTCGCCCGACCAGGACGGCGTGAAGAAGGAAATCCCCTTCTCCACCTCGCTGTTCGTCATCAAGGACAAGGACTACAACATCCACCTCCACGACTTCCACTGGAAAAACCCCAAGGGCGGCACCCAGCAGGACCTGCTCGACCCCGAGGCCAATGAACCGCAAGCCGTCCACTTCGGCGAGGAACTTGAATGA
- a CDS encoding DUF2398 family protein gives MDTDFQRPNSMADLLERYRDRVQPVLNILLESPYFYPQDNDDAFRFLARHKHEFARFFADHFGWELIIDSKCARVYKPLWHNEAITPANRELFNFSKRDECIAFMLLLEFFEHQLEVESITVDDHENLRFKFGELLLYIVQRFHELYPHSKADYAEEAVRARIVRPIMPQLEKHRFLKKIPPPKDEPIGDDDTIYEALPALYHYNVARLSRPVDHIEEASGPVAEAEEDA, from the coding sequence ATGGACACTGATTTCCAGCGGCCGAACTCGATGGCCGACCTGCTCGAACGCTACCGCGACCGCGTGCAGCCCGTGCTCAACATCCTGCTTGAAAGCCCCTATTTCTACCCCCAGGACAACGACGACGCCTTCCGCTTCCTCGCCCGCCACAAGCACGAGTTCGCCCGCTTCTTCGCCGACCACTTCGGCTGGGAGCTCATCATCGATTCCAAATGCGCGCGCGTCTACAAGCCCCTGTGGCACAACGAGGCCATCACCCCCGCCAACCGCGAACTCTTCAACTTTTCCAAGCGCGACGAGTGCATTGCCTTCATGCTCCTGCTCGAATTCTTCGAACACCAGCTGGAGGTCGAATCCATTACGGTGGACGACCACGAAAACCTGCGCTTCAAGTTTGGCGAACTGCTGCTCTACATCGTCCAGCGCTTCCACGAGCTCTATCCGCACAGCAAGGCCGACTATGCCGAGGAAGCCGTGCGCGCGCGGATCGTCCGCCCCATCATGCCGCAGCTCGAAAAACACCGCTTCCTCAAGAAAATCCCGCCGCCCAAGGACGAACCGATCGGCGACGACGACACCATCTACGAGGCCCTTCCGGCCCTCTACCACTACAACGTCGCCCGCCTCTCGCGCCCCGTGGACCACATCGAGGAAGCATCCGGCCCCGTTGCCGAAGCAGAGGAGGACGCATAA
- a CDS encoding DUF2397 family protein, with protein sequence MSAEEESEARRLLQESNPRQLPADAGTLLLRHQNPNLGHLIGAERSAFYLNILYGLLLFRRSHELEPLHEDIFQFVLPAQQVEADDGYDANAFNQDMRQLEKWELVTQRIERERLRGYKDTRRRKFRYRISNPALSFLQWLEDQLRAAIEPEGADTRNLLEEAAGGVRELQRTLNKIQKTKPDPDKARTATYQLSRIGHLALDINHSLADFNTRLVAFTLERYDIATAQAILNELQHFLENYINRIQILRREIVPELENLASPRFKPKWELCKTLMEDEIKHSSMLMRGRTIPDARQEIDRLIRFYELGGQLDQLCARIRASAQSVWRKLYTHLRELERKSHRMEDLRDRIAEMAACSGEHGFAGFINQLIAPARMVADMHYWDAAEKADPPQPRQEQHTVRQAPIGYLKPKPKGDASSIRSLNDEKIHRLRRWIEATHAELPAALSQGGYTGFSDQASLIELARNGLLGNGRNLAKVDLKLETTATPAGVEIDERLLEFKELMVSKANKEQDNGH encoded by the coding sequence ATGAGTGCGGAAGAGGAAAGCGAGGCCAGGCGGCTTCTACAGGAAAGCAATCCGAGGCAATTGCCGGCGGATGCGGGGACGCTATTGCTGCGGCATCAGAATCCGAATCTCGGCCATCTGATCGGCGCGGAGCGGTCGGCGTTCTACCTGAACATCCTCTATGGCCTGCTGCTGTTCCGGCGCAGCCACGAGTTGGAGCCGCTGCACGAGGATATTTTCCAGTTTGTCCTGCCCGCCCAACAGGTGGAGGCCGACGACGGCTACGATGCGAACGCCTTCAACCAGGATATGCGGCAGCTCGAAAAATGGGAGCTGGTTACCCAACGCATCGAGCGGGAGCGGCTGCGGGGCTATAAGGACACGCGCCGCCGCAAGTTCCGCTACCGCATCTCCAACCCGGCGCTTTCGTTCCTGCAATGGCTCGAAGACCAATTGCGCGCCGCCATCGAACCCGAGGGCGCGGACACCCGCAACCTGCTCGAAGAGGCCGCCGGCGGCGTGCGCGAACTCCAGCGCACACTCAACAAGATCCAGAAAACCAAGCCCGATCCCGACAAGGCGCGCACGGCCACCTACCAGCTCTCCCGCATCGGGCACCTTGCGCTCGACATCAACCATTCGCTGGCCGACTTCAACACGCGGCTGGTGGCCTTCACGCTGGAGCGCTACGACATTGCCACCGCGCAGGCCATCCTGAACGAGCTCCAACACTTCCTCGAAAACTATATCAACCGCATCCAAATCCTGCGCCGCGAAATCGTGCCCGAGCTCGAAAACCTCGCCTCCCCGCGCTTCAAGCCCAAGTGGGAACTCTGCAAAACGCTGATGGAGGACGAGATCAAGCACTCCTCCATGCTGATGCGGGGCCGCACCATTCCGGATGCCCGCCAGGAAATCGACCGGCTCATCCGCTTCTACGAACTCGGCGGGCAGCTCGACCAGCTCTGCGCGCGCATCCGCGCCTCGGCGCAAAGCGTCTGGCGCAAGCTCTACACCCACCTGCGCGAGCTCGAACGCAAGAGCCACCGCATGGAAGACCTGCGCGACCGCATTGCCGAGATGGCCGCATGTTCCGGCGAACACGGCTTTGCGGGGTTCATCAACCAGCTCATCGCCCCGGCCCGCATGGTGGCGGACATGCACTATTGGGATGCCGCCGAAAAGGCCGACCCACCCCAGCCGCGGCAGGAGCAGCACACGGTCCGGCAGGCGCCGATCGGCTACCTCAAGCCCAAGCCCAAGGGCGATGCCTCCTCCATCCGCTCCCTCAACGACGAAAAGATCCACCGCTTGCGAAGATGGATCGAGGCCACCCATGCCGAACTCCCGGCCGCCCTCTCCCAGGGCGGCTACACCGGTTTTTCCGACCAGGCCTCGCTGATCGAACTCGCCCGCAACGGCCTGCTCGGCAATGGCCGCAACCTCGCCAAGGTGGATCTCAAACTCGAAACCACCGCCACGCCGGCCGGCGTCGAAATCGACGAGAGGCTGCTTGAATTCAAGGAACTGATGGTCTCCAAGGCCAACAAGGAACAAGACAATGGACACTGA
- a CDS encoding PaaX family transcriptional regulator C-terminal domain-containing protein, producing the protein MNWDTFHHPDVSLPVIRRRTRDELIILLSETAAFFLSRGASDLYGHCYPNQRAYHSSVARLKKSGLVAHLHRDGSLPSLRLTDDGKAAIPDYYRPREFWETRWNKRWYVLMFDVPERERAYRDHLRSFLKQRHFGCLQKSVWVTPRDVRPEYDDLERAAAVDSVAFLFEAQTVLGHGAQSVVRHAWNFDQLEALQGEYIRFVDRNLEKLGSHAGGEAELVQLLRMDNLAYSQAMALDPLLPEELHPAGYCGKEAFAKHNQLVQATASLL; encoded by the coding sequence ATGAATTGGGACACCTTCCACCACCCCGACGTTTCGTTGCCGGTGATTCGCCGGCGGACAAGGGATGAGCTCATCATCCTGCTTTCAGAAACCGCCGCGTTCTTCCTTTCGCGCGGAGCCAGCGATCTCTACGGCCACTGCTACCCCAACCAACGCGCCTACCACTCCTCTGTCGCCCGTCTCAAGAAGAGCGGGCTCGTTGCCCATCTGCACCGCGACGGCTCGCTGCCAAGCCTAAGGCTGACCGACGACGGGAAGGCGGCCATCCCGGACTATTACCGCCCCCGTGAATTCTGGGAAACGAGATGGAACAAGCGTTGGTATGTGCTCATGTTCGACGTCCCCGAGCGGGAACGCGCCTACCGCGACCACCTTCGGTCCTTCCTGAAACAGAGGCACTTCGGCTGTCTCCAGAAAAGCGTGTGGGTCACGCCGCGGGACGTGCGCCCTGAATACGACGACCTCGAACGCGCGGCCGCCGTGGATAGCGTGGCCTTCCTGTTCGAGGCACAAACCGTTCTTGGCCACGGCGCCCAATCGGTGGTCCGGCATGCCTGGAACTTCGACCAACTCGAAGCCCTGCAGGGCGAATACATCCGGTTCGTCGACCGCAACCTGGAAAAACTCGGGAGCCATGCCGGCGGCGAGGCGGAACTCGTGCAGCTGCTTCGGATGGATAACCTCGCCTACTCCCAGGCCATGGCGCTCGACCCGCTGCTGCCCGAAGAGCTCCACCCTGCCGGCTACTGCGGCAAGGAGGCCTTCGCAAAACACAACCAGCTCGTCCAAGCCACCGCCTCCCTCCTTTAG
- the rsmD gene encoding 16S rRNA (guanine(966)-N(2))-methyltransferase RsmD, producing MRITSGLLRNRRFNVPESEVRPTMESVREAVFSSLGGSCAGLKVLDLFAGSGALGLEAWSRGAASVTFVEQHPQVFRNLQANIESLEDEGLGPTKCFKGDAVRWLERAGGPYDLILADPPYDLPDAMANTLEGIARHSVLTGDGILVYEMRSKGDPVVSSHWNIVRDKRYGKTRVLIMKLNKDAE from the coding sequence ATGAGGATTACAAGTGGACTATTGAGGAACCGGCGGTTCAATGTGCCGGAGAGCGAGGTGCGGCCGACGATGGAGTCGGTGCGCGAGGCGGTGTTTTCTTCGCTGGGCGGAAGCTGCGCGGGGTTGAAGGTGCTGGATTTGTTTGCCGGATCGGGGGCGCTGGGCCTGGAGGCCTGGAGCCGGGGTGCGGCGTCGGTCACCTTTGTGGAGCAGCATCCGCAGGTCTTCCGCAATCTACAGGCGAACATTGAGTCGCTGGAGGATGAGGGGCTGGGGCCGACCAAGTGCTTCAAGGGCGATGCCGTCCGGTGGCTGGAACGGGCGGGGGGGCCCTATGACCTAATCCTGGCCGATCCGCCCTACGATCTGCCGGATGCCATGGCCAACACCTTGGAGGGGATTGCAAGGCATTCGGTTTTGACAGGGGACGGAATCCTGGTGTACGAGATGCGTTCGAAGGGCGATCCGGTTGTTTCCTCCCATTGGAACATTGTGCGCGACAAGCGTTATGGGAAAACACGCGTCCTCATAATGAAACTGAATAAGGATGCAGAATGA